A genomic segment from Nodularia sphaerocarpa UHCC 0038 encodes:
- the hflX gene encoding GTPase HflX codes for MRVGVGTPRQTQIPPLELPRYGAERLSGIRCIATHLKPEPPNESALTAMALQRLDALAVINITGTGFTKRGGGSTGYVKETYLAHLVSSTKHLVSTPQLVISDEKSLAQDTALYSSVSPPMSLDMLSEHDFIELVEGLEAEFQRDFVAQEVDADHDRVLLVGLITDKTTPQQFQDTIVELARLVDTAGGEVLQTVQQKRSRIHPQTVVGEGKVEEIALTAQTLGANLVVFDRDLSPAQVRNLERKIGVRVVDRTEVILDIFAQRAQSRAGKLQVELAQLGYMMPRLSGRGLAMSRLGGGIGTRGPGETKLETERRAIQKRISRLQQEVNQLQAHRSRLRLRRQNQEVPSVALVGYTNAGKSTLLNALTNAEVYTADQLFATLDPTTRRLVIAEGDTGATQEILLTDTVGFIHELPASLMDAFRATLEEVTEADALLHLVDLSHPAWLSHIRSVREILAQMPVTPGPALVIFNKIDQVDSETLAIAQEEFPLAVFISASQRLGLETLRQRLTQLIQYVVDAR; via the coding sequence ATGCGTGTAGGGGTAGGTACACCACGTCAAACGCAAATACCACCGCTAGAGCTGCCCCGTTACGGTGCAGAACGTCTGAGCGGTATTCGTTGTATAGCTACCCATCTCAAGCCAGAACCGCCCAATGAATCGGCACTGACGGCGATGGCGTTGCAACGTTTAGATGCTTTGGCAGTGATCAATATCACCGGCACAGGATTTACAAAGCGTGGTGGGGGTTCCACTGGGTACGTCAAAGAAACTTATTTGGCTCACCTCGTATCAAGTACCAAACATCTCGTATCAACTCCGCAATTGGTAATCAGCGATGAAAAGTCACTGGCGCAAGACACAGCCCTATACTCTAGCGTATCGCCGCCTATGAGTTTAGATATGTTGTCAGAGCATGACTTTATCGAGTTGGTGGAAGGTCTGGAAGCAGAATTTCAACGGGATTTTGTTGCACAGGAAGTAGATGCTGACCATGATCGCGTCCTACTTGTGGGACTGATTACTGATAAAACCACTCCCCAACAATTCCAGGACACCATAGTGGAATTAGCCAGATTAGTGGATACGGCTGGCGGAGAGGTATTGCAGACAGTACAACAAAAGCGATCGCGCATTCATCCGCAGACAGTAGTTGGTGAAGGTAAAGTTGAAGAAATTGCCTTAACTGCCCAAACCCTGGGAGCTAATCTCGTTGTCTTTGACCGCGACCTCTCACCAGCCCAAGTCCGTAACTTGGAAAGAAAAATTGGTGTCCGGGTAGTTGACCGCACCGAAGTAATTTTAGATATCTTTGCCCAACGCGCTCAGTCCCGTGCTGGTAAATTACAAGTAGAACTCGCACAGCTAGGCTATATGATGCCGCGACTCAGTGGCAGAGGTCTAGCCATGTCCCGGTTAGGTGGTGGTATTGGGACTCGTGGCCCTGGTGAAACGAAATTGGAAACAGAACGCCGGGCGATTCAAAAACGGATTTCCCGACTGCAACAAGAAGTAAACCAGTTACAGGCGCATCGTTCCAGATTACGCCTGAGACGGCAAAATCAAGAAGTTCCTTCTGTGGCTTTGGTGGGCTATACCAACGCGGGTAAATCCACTTTGTTAAATGCTCTCACCAATGCGGAAGTTTACACAGCCGACCAGTTATTTGCGACTCTTGACCCCACCACCCGCCGTTTAGTAATAGCTGAGGGCGACACTGGTGCAACTCAAGAGATTTTACTCACAGATACAGTAGGTTTTATACACGAACTCCCCGCTTCCTTAATGGATGCTTTTCGCGCCACCTTAGAGGAAGTCACAGAAGCTGATGCTTTACTGCATTTGGTTGATTTATCTCATCCGGCTTGGTTGAGCCATATTCGCTCAGTCAGGGAAATTTTGGCACAAATGCCAGTCACTCCCGGACCAGCACTGGTAATTTTCAACAAAATTGACCAAGTAGATAGTGAAACACT